One Stigmatopora argus isolate UIUO_Sarg chromosome 19, RoL_Sarg_1.0, whole genome shotgun sequence genomic window, ATTAACCATCTGCTAACAGAGtaaaaataactagtggttatgacaTTTAATAATAgaatgaggcattattcaatacaacggggagttcgctgatgggagagggagagagagacttgaacGATGCACTTGTAACGTCTCtcatctcatatcattttctgaaccgctttatcctcattaggatcgcgggggtgctggagccaatcccagctgtctccgggccagaggcacacaaggagacggataaccatgcacactcacactcacacctaggggcaatttagagtgtccaatcagcctaccatgcatgtttttggaatgcgggaggaaaccggagtacccggcggaaacccacgcaggcccggggagaacatgcaaactccacacaggtggactgacctggatttgaacccaggaccccagagctttgaggcgaacgcgctaaccactcgcgccactgggccgccgctcgtaacgtaacaaattttaaatttaacttaaatgaacttagattcctataaaCACACCAAGTTTTAATCTTGCGTTACACTAATGTAAAACTTTTTGTGCAATAatcaaggcaaagaggttaatgtattacaccgcggctttcgaggcgaacttcctgcttctcaatACGTACTGGCGAGCTatctcagtcacgcgtacactactcatgtttttcgattatttcgtgcttattATCCATTGTCATCgtacgccttttctttgcacgaCCCTTCAATGCACCGGCTTGTTTTGGATcaattgtgtttcccttaattctgcactgactaatgcaaaaaaaaatggaaaaagactgAGATCAAAAACAGCCTCTCGCTGCTGTCTCgaatgcttgtatctcaaaaatgtgtctcatatctcaaggtaaatatttgctctgaatttcactcgtatcttaaattccttgtatgtcggggcactcgtttgtcgaggtattactgtatcctgaattcaaatttttatttttcattttacacaaaagtagggtttggtgaatgcgcgtatgaaactggtggggttcggtagctccaacaaggttaagaaacaCTGTTCTGGAGCCACAAGCGTCTGTTTAGCTTTGTCCTTGTGGCTCCCTGGAGCTTTATCAAAAATGTTGGAAATGGGGGAGAGAAATatactttttgttttaatatggtttctgtaggaCAAATATGAGAAAAACACTCAATGTTTTCCACTGCTCTAAGAATGTGcacaataaatattaaatttcagCATTTCTGTGAACCAAGATTTGCGTCATAGCCTGCGACACACGTTTATATCAGCAGGGCGAGATGCTAGGCAGGTCGCTCTTGTAAACAGACTGGCGATTGTGTGATGGGCCATGGAtcccaaggggaaaaaaaattacaggaaAACAGAGGATTCAACGTTTCTTGGACTGAATTTGTCATATTTGTTCTGaccaactttgtttttttccccaagatgaCACAACACATGAACATGCAGCGGCTTTAAGATCTCCCTACTTGTGCAATTGAAGGAAGGCAAACTTCCTAAGGTGGCTTCCTTAAAGGGTTGGTACAGAAGTAGACTGAAAAATGAACAGTGAGCTAGCTCTATTGctgctcaatttttttctgctatttttctTCTGCCGGAATTTTAACTTTAACGATAAGCGTTTAGACTTATTAAACATCTAGCAATCTCAATGGCGCCCACAACATTCCGGAAGAGATCGCGAAATTTGAGGGGCCTCCATGGATTGTTATGGAATCTGGCTGGCGAAGGAAGCGACGTCGGGTGAGTAAACAGACGCGAGGCTGTAGAGAGGGCTTGTTGGCTAAGATCAGAAAACAGCCACTCAAACTACCGCTACAAAGCATCCATTGTAAACAAGACGGACCATCTGGAATTACAGCCTGCCGCTATTCACTACGTTTGAGAATGCGGCATGGTAATCATCACAGAGATGTGGCTACACCCACACATACCTGACGCTACGGTGCAGCTAGAAGACCGCACGGTACTCAGATTGGACAGGCAagccagggggaaaaaaagaggcggTGGCCTTTGCATCTACATGAATGAGGGATGGTGTAACAGCAGCACTGTTCTGGCTAGACACTGttttaatcaggcaaatctCAAAACAATTTTGCTGAAAATTTACCGGCATGTGAAATGTCCAACAACTCTGGATCATGTTTACTTTAACATCAAAGGTCCATACAGTGCCATATCACTCTGACACTTTGAACAGTCAGACCACGTCTCTTTCTTCTTGGCCCCAGCATACACCCCACTCAGCCTACAAAAAAGCCCCAAAGTCGAACCATTATCACTTGGCCTGACAACCCCCTCCTCCGAttccaagactgctttgaacagacaGTGGGAAACTTTCCACCATGGCGACCTGGGTACATTCACAGACACAGTACTGTCTCACATCAAGTACTGCATGACTACGGTCAATGTGGAGGAGACCATCCAGGTGTACCCAAACCGGAAACTGTCCGATCACTCCTTCGGGCAGCCTTCAGATCCGGCAACAGGGAACTCTACAGTGCTGCTCGCGCCAACCTGAGGAGAGGCATCAAGGCTGCCATAGCAGATGGggagagatgaggtccttagactcagcttGTGGTGCGCTCTCAATCACTTGGCACTGAACGTTTAAAAAAACCAGAGAACTGTACTTCTgacggaacaaggccgctccTGCCCTCCTGTATATCAATGGCCAATGTGTGAAGCGAGTGTAGACTTCCAAATTCCTGGGAGTCCatatctctgctgatctcacttgagcagcaaacaccacagcactcatcAAGAAGGCACAGCAGAGGCTACTTTCCCTTATGTGACTAAAACCTGCCCTtgtctaaaacaaaaaaaacatgccaggAACAGAGAGTGCCATTGACAAATATTGGGACAACACAGCCCTTTGAGCTGGTCTGTATTGACTTTCTTCATCTTGATCGACGCAAACACGGATATGTATATATCCTCGTCATTGTCGACCACTTTACACGTTTTGTCCAAGCATATGCCACCACCTCCAAGTCAGGAAAGGCTGCTGCAAACCTTATCTTTAATGACTTTGCCCTGAAGTTTGGGTTCCCCTTACATATGATCAGGGAAGAGAATTTGAAAATCAGTTGTTCACACAGTTGAAGAGACTCAGTGGCATGGCTGGATCCAGGACAACACCTTATCACCCGATGGGTAATGGTCCGGTAGAACGAATGAACAGGACATTACTACAGATGCTCAGAACACTGACTGAGACACAGAAATCGAATACCAacatacatccaatccaaaccagtTGCACATCCACAACATGCGATCGCCAacaaatcaaacactctagcacgTCAcacatcgcacgtggtattcatccagtaatggttgttttcttactgaaaaacagaaaataaccaacaaatagtaaattttACTTTGCCGAGatccactggtgaaaaaactatagcaagtcttgtgcgcatataagccgcacccttgattcagtcatcattttctgagttacaaatatggcttatatgtgagaaaatatgaaatttggagtgttcaaacagcctaccattgACGCAGTACCTTCagaaaaacccatgcaagctcatgagaacatgcaaactccaaacagtgagggtccacctgggatcgaccccagaactgtgaggccgacgcgcaaaccacccTGGCCACCTAATACCTATCATTTTGTTTTAACCCCCAAAAATCCACTTTGTGTAAGTGGGAAATTGATTTAATAGCAATTTGGAAATTATTGCTAGCATAAATATATCGGGAACAAATTATTATTAGCTCAGAGTAACTGTGAACTATTTGTGTTCCGTGAAAAAGCACGATGATGGAGTTACTAACCTCTAATTTGTGGTTAAGTTGGAAAACAGTCTGGGATTTGTGGCACAGCTGAGCAAAACAAGAGCTAAGGTTCGTCATTTTCTGCCGCCCCTCGTACGTAATGTCCACTTGGTCTGGGTCTATTTCTCCAAGCAGCAGATCCACGTCCACGAATGCTTTGTCAAactccttttcaagtacctcgAGCCAGCGAAACATCGACAAACCGGGCCCGAGGGCCGAGTTGTGGCCCGCCGGAGAGCATCCAGCAGAAGCGGACATTGCTAATAGACAACAATCGTTAACGCTAAGTCACTAGCCAACCAACGTGTGATTGCCTTGACGACGAGTTTAAATGGGAGGGcgttatctttatttattttaaaatattaaaatcctAATGATGTCATGACATGACAATAGATACATGAAATATCAcgtattatttttccctttgagAGTACTGCTGACCAGGAAGTCCTTCATCATCACACTGGACGTGATTAGTTATGTCTGAGACGTAGGGGTTCAGGCAAAAGCAATAGATTGTCGTTCAGTCACGTACTCGATTGCATAAACTGAGCGGGTGGATTCCCCCCCAAATACTATGCCAAAAGACTACATGGAAATATACGGAAgtttattgcattcacctttttaaaaaatccctagCCGTTgttcaaattaaattatttttggggttgtttttgaattaatcattttttgaaacctctgtctttcaaattaattaattttctggggttgttttttcgatttgttaatttgaaaaacgaggaagaaaaaataattccaaaaaaaacaacccccaaaaaataattgatttgaaAAACAAGAGTTTTCAGAGCAGctcggtggaacgagtggttagcgcgtcggcctcacagctctgtggtcctgggttcaagtccaggtcggtccacctgtgtggagtttacatgttctccccaggcataggtgggtttcctccagctactccggtttcctcccacattccaaaaaacatgtatagtaggctgattggacactctaaattgcccctaggtatgggtttgagtgtgcatggttgtccgtctccttgtgccctgcgatcggctggccactgattcagggcgtccctcgcctctggctgggataggctccagcactccccgcggccctagtgaggataaagcagttcaggaaatgagatgagatatttctttgaaatatcacaaaataattatatttgaaatatcTATTCAGTATGATTTGAACAGTCTTCCACACAGTAGCAAAGTATCTTTTTCCTTATTTGACAATTGTTAAATAATCCAATTTGATTTATATATTATGCCATTGCCAAAAGGTTCTGATAAACTTTCTCATTCCACAAAGCCTCAAAACTTGTGACCTTATGTTGAGGCTTTGAAAGATTacaaaaattatttgttttttttaaataaatactttaGTAGCAAGTGGGTCACTTATACATCTTCTTTTCAAAGGTTTTTCTTCTGTTTGGTCCTCCTTTTTGTGGCCAGGAAGATGAGGTGTCTCTGGTGAGCTATGCCCCTGACCAAACACTTGTCTTACAGTAATGTTGATCCTAGAACTGCCAATGTATTTGGAGCATACAGCCCAGTCCTTCTCCAAAACTTGTTCAACCCCAGCACTGCCCTGCCAGCTCCAATGATCAATCCCAAGAGCTGCCACGTCCTGGTGCGCCTGGACAATGCGAGGCACGGCGTGGTAAAGGAGGCGGCTCTGTCCAGACATGACCATCAGATCCCCACTGTGCATGTACATGGCGATGGGAGCATCCTGTCTTTGAGTGCCACCAAGGAGGAAGATGGCCGACTGGccaaaactaaacaaaacattttcagggTTACTTTCTTTACTGTATTAGCACAAGAACATACAAATACTATATACAATTGAAATAGTGCTTTCACCTGACTCTATTTCCGTACCTGAAAGACAGCAATGGTCGGCTATGATCGAGTTCAGATTCATCCACATGGATTCCTAAAGAGGAATCCGACCTATAGTAATTGAGGATTCCAGCCTCAGCATTGAAACCCGGAAAGCCGCAAGCAGTTGCTACTTGGCAAGATAAGAGTTGGAGCTCAGCTGGAAATTGAGTGTAGTGATTTGAAGAGTAGGTCTATGAAAAAGCAACAAAGAATCATTTTACAGATGGTCCATGAATGTGGCTTCAGTATTATGGTGGTTACTGTTCAACAGTgcctttgaaaatatttttaccctctagtttattatttttagccCCTCACAGGAAGTGACACTCACTGTCagggatttatttcattttattatacatttgcctgcaaGGAAGtggtcatacctctacttacgaatgtctctatgaaattttcaggttacgaaagatttg contains:
- the alkbh1 gene encoding nucleic acid dioxygenase ALKBH1, with product MAKMATSLVETGEDAFRKIFKLYKSKNPPPDFGEVIDFSKCVTNEKIVPVKLNPAVVSDGDAAKVGLHPVKDWRAFNLKGYPGFIFITNPFISGSQPFWIRQCLKIYPQKPNVCNLDMHMSTSDTQDIWAKSVPNLSYPSVRKREPRTLLERLRWVTLGYHYNWNSKTYSSNHYTQFPAELQLLSCQVATACGFPGFNAEAGILNYYRSDSSLGIHVDESELDHSRPLLSFSFGQSAIFLLGGTQRQDAPIAMYMHSGDLMVMSGQSRLLYHAVPRIVQAHQDVAALGIDHWSWQGSAGVEQVLEKDWAVCSKYIGSSRINITVRQVFGQGHSSPETPHLPGHKKEDQTEEKPLKRRCISDPLATKVFI